The Salegentibacter sp. Hel_I_6 region AAAGTCTCCTTCTTTTAGTTCCGGAGAAAAATCTTCAACCGTAGCATCACCTTGATTCTCCTTTAAACCGAAAGCATTTTGAGACAATCCTACTATTTTCACATCGGTAGTGATTTTGGTAAAATTGAATGCTTTATTGGTAAAAGCACTTCTTTTAACCGTAAAAGGATCGGTGCTTTCTGGAGCAGCCATTACGTTTGAAGCGTAACCAGCATTTAAATGTACTGCTAAAAGAGGCGCTAAATATCTGCTGTTCGCACTCTGGCTTACTACAACTATTTTACTTCCTTCTTTTTTTACAGCTTGTGTCAATGCATCTGCATAAGCTTCAGCATTAAATTTGCTCAATTTATCATTCTGGATGTTAAGCACTTTGCTAACACCATAATTTCCAAGTTCAGAAGTATCAGTTGCGTTAAAACTAACTGCAACAACTTCATCGCCACCGGCTACTTCTTTTGCATAAGAAGCAACTTCAAAAGCAGCTTTTTTAAACTTGCCATCTTCGGTCTCTGTATATACTAAAACTGACATATCTATTTATTTTTGTCATTTCCGCGAAGGCGGAAATACTATTTTATATTTTTTCCACATTCTAAAGCGGAAATCTTATTTAATCTTTTCAAATCTCAAAGGTTTTAAAAACCTGTGAGGCTTCTTCTAAATTATATTGCTTTTGCTTCGTTATGAAGTAAATCTATCAATTCGTCAAGATTTTCAGGGTCAATAAGTTTTACATCTCCTTTTGGAGCTGGTTTTTCAAATTTCACAGCTTCGGTTTGAACAGAAACTTCTTCTGCAGCCACAACATTTAAAGGTTTTTTACGCGCTTGCATAATTCCACGCATATTTGGGATCTTAAGGTCGCTTTCTTCAACCAAACCTTTTTGACCACCAATTACCAATGGAAGAGAAGCTGTTAAAGTTTCTTTACCACCGTCTAT contains the following coding sequences:
- a CDS encoding electron transfer flavoprotein subunit alpha/FixB family protein — its product is MSVLVYTETEDGKFKKAAFEVASYAKEVAGGDEVVAVSFNATDTSELGNYGVSKVLNIQNDKLSKFNAEAYADALTQAVKKEGSKIVVVSQSANSRYLAPLLAVHLNAGYASNVMAAPESTDPFTVKRSAFTNKAFNFTKITTDVKIVGLSQNAFGLKENQGDATVEDFSPELKEGDFTVNVESVDKAKDKVTIADAEVVVSGGRGLKGPENWGMIEEMADILGAATACSKPVSDMGWRPHSEHVGQTGKPVASNLYIAVGISGAIQHLAGINAAKTKVVINNDPEAPFFKAADYGVVGDAFEIVPKLNEKLKEFKAKNA